A DNA window from Arachis duranensis cultivar V14167 chromosome 3, aradu.V14167.gnm2.J7QH, whole genome shotgun sequence contains the following coding sequences:
- the LOC107479169 gene encoding 20 kDa chaperonin, chloroplastic: MATAQLTACSISSRNVSSFEGLRPSAVQFPSVVRIGTLTQRSFRGLVVKAATVVAPKYTAIRPLGDRVLVKIKEAEEKTDGGILLPSTAQTKPQGGEVVAVGEEKSAGKSKIETRVQIGAQVVYSKYAGTEVEFNGAKHLILKDDDIVGILETDEIKDLKPMNDRVLIQVAQAEDKTAGGLLLTEATKEKPSIGTVIAVGPGPLDEEGNRKPLSVNPGNTVLYSKYAGNDFKGKDGSDYIALRVSDIMAVLS; encoded by the exons ATGGCGACAGCTCAGCTAACAGCATGCTCAATTTCCTCGAGGAATGTGTCGTCGTTCGAAGGGCTTCGACCTTCGGCGGTTCAGTTCCCCTCCGTCGTCAGAATTGGAACCCTCACTCAAAGGTCCTTCCGGGGTTTGGTTGTCAAAGCCGCCACTGTTGTTGCTCCAAAG TACACTGCTATTAGGCCTCTCGGCGACAGAGTACTGGTTAAAATTAAGGAAGCAGAAGAGAAGACCGACGGAGGAATTCTACTTCCTTCAACTGCTCAAACAAAACCACAGGGTGGTGAGGTTGTTGCTGTTGGAGAGGAGAAATCAGCTGGGAAGAGCAAAATAGAAACTAGGGTTCAG ATTGGTGCGCAAGTTGTGTATTCGAAATATGCTGGTACTGAGGTGGAGTTCAATGGTGCAAAGCATCTTATACTGAAGGACGATGACATTGTTGGTATCCTCGAGACCGATGAGATCAAGGATCTTAAACCGATGAATGATAGAGTCTTAATACAG GTTGCACAAGCAGAGGACAAAACTGCAGGTGGTTTGTTGCTTACCGAAGCAACCAAGGAGAAACCTTCTATCGGAACG GTAATTGCGGTCGGCCCAGGGCCTCTTGATGAGGAAGGTAACAGAAAACCGTTGTCTGTTAATCCTGGGAACACAGTCTTGTACTCCAAATATGCTGGGAACGACTTCAAGGGAAAAGATGGTTCTGACTACATTGCATTGAGGGTCTCAGATATCATGGCTGTCCTTTCCTAG